AAAGCATTGCactttcaacaaataattttataatgacCATCTCTCAGGAACAGATAGTATCTTGGTTGTTCTTGGAGGATTTGGATCTCATCAAAACTTGGTGGACACTGTGGAGAGTTTCTGTTCCAAGACTGATACCTGGACTAAATTACCCGTAAGCAAATCTTTGTTTCTACTTAGGACAAATTTACTTGTAAGTGAATATTTGTTGTTACTCATACCTGTACTGATAATAACTTAGCTAATAGTTAGTAAAGCTAACTTCATACAGGTTacattgaagttttttttttgtttttgtttgttttctgatTGGTGATCTAGAACTTGACTCGCAAGAGACGCTATGTTTCAGCAGCCTCTGTGGCTAATAAACTGTATGTTGTTGGTGGTTATGATGGTCAGTCCAGGCTGAGCCTTGTGGAGAAACTAGATTTTACTCAAGAGAAGCTCCAGTGGGAAACAGTAACTGCCATGCACCAGCGGAGAGGCTTAGCTGGCATATGTGTTTACAAAGGTGAGTATCTGGCATCATTTCTTGTTCATGCATGAATTTATTTTACTATGCCTCCTATTGGAAACTCTTTGTGGGTTCAAAATAGTACATTAAGTGATCCATCAAAActatttcctagaaatttgacagtttatttaTATCTTCGGGTAAAAATAACTACAGGTACATAATTGGCCACACagagaaaactctggtttgaccattataatttttctaaatataatcatcttaagaGTCAATTTGGCTTACATCTATTTATTTTGAAcacgactcaaatgtttctttgtattcagtaaagagttgaatatataaataaaggTACACACACATTTTGTGCACAATCTTATATAGAAATCATTAGCTGGACTGTTACTAGGAAGAAATTGCATAGCTCATTGGAAAGACCTCTTGCAATAATGAAGCATTACAAGCaataaatagaatgagaaattGTAGATGGTGTCAGCTTCTTTTATAAGGGAGAAATTgattgtaacaaaaaaactttttttatgttacatGTTTTGCTTGAGATGTTTTTTTCCTTCTCGTACCTTGtgcttgttttttcttcttttaatctattggtattaattatttttaagagagtgtaaataaatacatttttaaaaagtggtttaaaaaatacttagtgGCCCACactttagaacaaaaaaattattgtaaattttaaaaccttcttttctattttattttttgtgtcatATAGATCAACTTTATGTTTGTGGGGGCTTTGATGGCTACTCACGGCACTCCAGCCTGGAGCGTTTCAACCCTGTCACTGAGCAGTGGACTATGCTTAGTGCAATGGCAACTGGAAGAGAAGGTGCTGGCCTAGTGGCGGCCAATGATTTGATTTACTGCATAGGTGGCTACGATGGCACAAACCTTTTGTCTTCAGCTGAATGCTATGACCCTCAGCTGGATCAGTGGAGTAATATTTTACCCATGTCCACACAGAGATCTGGTAGGTAGACTTTGATCTGTAACTCTTACCTTGTCAGTGTGCTCTAAATTTATCTTCTGTCACCGTTGATTTGTTCTCTGTTTTGTCAAATCATAAGATCACTTCTGATCCTACTGCTATAATGTTGCAAATCTAAAACTCACAGTCAAagcaaattttaatttaattttaaactccATACAATCCACTTTGTTAtgatttacatatttaaaaactaCCTCTTAACAAACAAACCTGTAGGaccagccttaggcataggcaaattAGCCAGCCGTGtagggcctccaattggtgGAGGCCTCACACAGGactaaaaacaaagttttagaGAAAAGGTTGCAAAACTCTGATCAGATCTCAAAGTAATAGTAGATTTtaatgactctatgtttactagtgtAACTCTGTCTCCACTATGGAAATTGCACAATATGAATTTCAGATACTTACTTATTGAGATATAGTCAGGaaggtttttaaaaacattatctaAAATCTAAGACTGGCCCTGTAACCTGTATTGCCTATCAACAAACTTCATAATTTTTACCAATagattttacaataaaaatgatctgATCCATGGAGTCTCCTTATTCAGTTTTAAAacctgatatttttttttttctgctttcaCCTCTAGAAATAAAGCTTGATGTTTTTCTATATTGAGCAATCtgtaattttcaaacaaacttCTTGTGAATAAAACAttgcaaacatttttattacataatacacttgtataaaaacttttttaaggaatgtgttttttatttattgcttaTGAATTCAGTGATGATTATTAGCTCAAAAAATGATTCTAATTAGGTTTTTCTGAGTTCTTCATAGTCAGACTCATGGACCTGTCCTTTGGTATTTATAATAGAaaaattctatattatattctatacaaaaaataaaaaaaaaacagcaacaatgAAGGCttgtttttctataaaaaaattttttgttactttttagcCGTCTATCTATTTTGACTTGGATTTCTTGAAATCATTAACTTGTatttctgtattattttagttgacATTATTATCATATGTACTTACTTTTTTATTGAAGGTGCTGGGGTGGCAGTCTTAAATAACATGATTTATGTGTGTGGGGGCTATGATGGTACCGACCACCTGTCAAGCGTGGAGTGCTACAACACTAAAACAAACTACTGGACAACTGTTTCAAACATGCAAGTTCCAAGGTGTTATGTCGGGGCATGTGTGTTTCAAGGGAAATTAATGGTGACTGCAGGGTAAGGAATCGGttataatattttaactcatttttatagtttttcagTATGTAGTGTAActaagttgtttattttctgcgAGTGTCCAGCGTGTCAGAGGTCATatccattgtgtgtgtgtgtgttcgtaaTACTTAATCAATATCATGTGAGACATGTTTGTGTTCGTTCACTGTTTATTGTAATATCGTTGAATAAAGCCATGATATTGGTATTCTAGTTATTTCATTACACATTAGTTTGTGGTGGCTATTTCTATATTTATGGTTTTAGTTTTATTCACACTCATATCTatttgaaaaagtattttgctggtttttgttgaattttttttttttgtttgattactCAGATATGATGGTAAAACCTTATTGGATACCTGTGAGGTGTATGACCCAGCACAAGGTACTTGGAAGAACATGGCCAAAAGTATGACAATATCACGGTGTGATGCAGGCGTCACAGTCATTAGGCCTGTTTGAAAAGTAGTCATGTTTAGTTAAAAAATCCTGTGGTTAAATGACTCAAAAATGTGAAATTGATTGGACACGTTCCTACTGTGTGAGAGATTAACATCAATGTTATGCCTTTTTTTCTGCTCAGGAATAATAAAAGAGCTCTTCAAAAAGCTATCAGTACTTTAGTTGGAGCTCCTCGGTTATCTACCGGTTCTTTAAATTGAACTCTTTGGATTGATGTCTGTAATTAATCTAAATTGATCTCTAAAGAATGCTACCAATATTTAAAACTGAGCTTTTTGATTGCTACCAGtacatttaaaatgttgatttaaTGGCCAGTCTTCTCAGAatataaaagatatttatttttgaccCAGAAATGTAAAGCATTGttttttactcttttatttttatttttgtttataaagtcGAATGTTTAATTTTGCATCtcttatagaaatatatttctaattagGTCCTACATTTGTTGAGTGCTATGTGTGAAATTGAATTGGGAAGTTGTATAAAAACCCTTTGTACAGTTTGTATGTAATGCTTACATTTTACCTTTGTTGCAATATAACATTTACAACTTGATCAAATCACAtagttatttattgatattaaatTTGAATGTGTCAGAATGTGTCACTCGTATGCAgctacattaaaaacaaaagataagTGTTGTAAACAAATGGGTCAGTAAATGATATTGAATGATTTATCCCATGCTAGAGATTTGAGGAATGCCACACTATTCTACAGATATGCATGAGACATGATGTTTGTGTGGACAACAGACATTTAATTACTTTAACTTAAATATTCCACCACCACCCCTTCCcataaattgcttttgaaaacaGCAGCACTTACCTAAGCTCATTGTGCCTGCTGGGATTAGGGCCATAACACTTTTCCATTGTCTCCCAACCTTAGAGGTCATCCCTTCTTTTTTATGAATGCACcacttatttttttgttgaattgTAGGCCCACTAAACTAACAAATTACACTTTGATTTGTGTGggttgttttaaataacattcttTCGATATTCAGTTAGGAATGACAAGTTATTAGTGAGAGCTCTTACATATGAAGACAAAGTGGGACAAAGGTGAATAAGATATAACCTAAACTTAGGCTGTGCACTTAGATActtgtttttagtctgtgataatgaaaatcatatatatatatatatatatgtaaacatttatttctaaTGCTTTTTGTTTCTCCCCATCCCTCACGGAAGACTATTTACATACAGATTGCATTCCACGttgaaataaaatcaataaaaatcgAAAGCATTTTGATAACAAAAgcttctatatttttttcattttgtaaattaatttttgtttttgtttgtttacctaaacgaaaaaaacaacaacctgtaatgttttattttcattccaactttttaaaattttctatgGAACTCTAGTTTTACCTCAAGTTCCTTATTACCTactaattgttctttttttcttaaagcttgTAGATAGTTTCCCCTTGTGACAGGCTTGTAttgtatttcaatttttttaaattccatgtTTGTTATTAATCTCATCTTTTCTTATCCTCTGTGTACAAAACCTCTTGTTCCAGTGCCTTGGCTCTGGGAAGTTATAAGCATATTTTAAACTACAAAtgcatttcaaaataaaattcagTATTGAACATCTTATGATACAGTTGTTGgtttgtaatagtgtttttaaatccATAATGTTTAGCCATATTGatcttaaaaattttaaatcatttttgatGAAATGGTAATTATGCTCTTAAGTTTGTCATGCATCTTAGCTTACAACTTCCTTGTTATGTGGTATACGCTACAGACTGTCATCTTGATGACCCCAggatcaaaccctgcccgctgccatcccctaCCATCctatgggaggtttgggctaggaaatAATAATCTTCTATTGTGAAGGAGCAtttgaaacatataaaacaaactacagCTATTTAAGGTGTGTATGTCTCTTGCGATATAATTTATGTTTTAGTCAAAACACAAAGGAGTGCAGGCAATTCATCCATATATGACAGATAACGTTACATAACTAGCTTTTTTGGTTTATGcagtgtacagaatataggaagtgttgataaactATGTGTTTTAAAAGGTAACCATCATATTTTAGCACTGTAAAATCATGTTTTGGCATTCTTTCATTTATAGCACAAACAAAATTgtatttagttggcagcagtgtTCTTTCTATA
This genomic stretch from Biomphalaria glabrata chromosome 4, xgBioGlab47.1, whole genome shotgun sequence harbors:
- the LOC106076279 gene encoding kelch-like protein 12 gives rise to the protein MEDCQMFTDVHSKEILSTMNTLRKANKLCDVVLRVEKQCFPAHRIVLAASSDYFNAMFTNGMKENNTLVIDLHEIPANVMEVLLDFVYTETVEVSVENVQELLPAACLLQLTGVKNACCRFLERQLDASNCLGIKVFAENHCCQSLLHAAERYALRHFNSVIDHEEFKIMNFEEVESLVSSEDLQVKSEETVYQGVITWVKSDEPTRLHCLPRLLAHVRLPLLSVNFITDILDSEILIRTSHACRDLVDEAKRYHLRPDLRDKMCGPKTTPRAGTDSILVVLGGFGSHQNLVDTVESFCSKTDTWTKLPNLTRKRRYVSAASVANKLYVVGGYDGQSRLSLVEKLDFTQEKLQWETVTAMHQRRGLAGICVYKDQLYVCGGFDGYSRHSSLERFNPVTEQWTMLSAMATGREGAGLVAANDLIYCIGGYDGTNLLSSAECYDPQLDQWSNILPMSTQRSGAGVAVLNNMIYVCGGYDGTDHLSSVECYNTKTNYWTTVSNMQVPRCYVGACVFQGKLMVTAGYDGKTLLDTCEVYDPAQGTWKNMAKSMTISRCDAGVTVIRPV